The nucleotide sequence ACTAGTGTTGCACAGTACATCCCATCAACACAGCACATGTAGAGACCTTTTCATAAAATATGTTATCAGATTAGTGCCTTTGTGAGGTTATTTCACTAGAATACAGTGATTGACTGAATGAGAATGTGAGCAACCAAAGCAAGTTATTCATGTAGTGCAAAAATCTTTTATGGAATTAATGCTAAAAGTGAATCTTCttactgtttaaaaaaataattacatgttAAATGTATTTGACTTGGTTTGAAGCGTACAAAAAGAAATCACTCACTCATTAGACACCTACAGATGTGTATTAGTTGTAATATAGCTAGAAATAAAATCTAACCTGCATATATTACAGATATTGAATGAAGTTCTTGAATACTCATTGGAAATACAGATACGTATCAGTATTCGGTTTGTAATCTACCTCTGGTCCCTTTCCTTCACCATACTAGTCCCTAGACCAAGGCACAATAGTAGCATAACTAACAGTGTACTCAGTTCCCCTAATACAGAATAGATATTATCATACTGTAGCTTCTCTAGTCCCACTTTAATGTCACACAGGAGCTATGTCACCTTtgttcagttactatagtaacagctcATAAATAAAAATGGTACTGCCAATGTTATATGTGCCGTCCTAAGTCATGGATATTTAGCTCAGGAGTTCAGATACCCTCAGTTATATGCAACTAAATAGAAACAGAGTAGATAGGTATGAGACAGATGGAGAGAGAGATACGAGATATATACAAGATAGAtggagacagacagatagatacaagataaatagatatagatacaagaaaaaaaatagatatagatagatacgagatagatagatagatagatagatagatagatagatagatataacgtATACTAGTCAATCTGCAGGGGCATAACCAGGGCCTGCTGGGCCTCACCCCCAGATCAGTAGACCCACctccaaatatttaaaaaaaataatttactcgcTACACCTTCGTCTTCTCATGTCCACAGGGGCCCGCCACTCTGTGCCGCGGCGCATACAAAGTCATGACGCCGGGCAGCATCAGGAAGTTGTACGCGACGCACCACAAAATGTCAAGCATATATATTGTTCTGATGCTTTCCAATGCCTTGTATGCGGCGTGGCACAGACCacctgatgtggcagcctgaggcGATCCAGGATGGACCCCCTTCTCTTCTGGGGCTGGTCGTGGTCGCCCTGCAGTAATAATCCAGAAGCAGGCAAAACAATACTAATAAAGTAGTTGCCAAGACTCCAaacatggcaatcagaataaatctcttGATCAACATCCCAGCAATTGACTACAGATATTTAGTCTTTCCAGAAAAACATCCAGATCCCATTTAAATACATTCAATGAATCAACATCACAACATCCCCTGCAGtcccactgctcttacagtaaagaatccccttctatgttggTGTAAAAATGTGCTTTCCTCTAAACATAGTGGTTGCCCCTTTGTTGTGGTTACAGGATGGGATATAAAACCTTTCCCCGTATTGATCTTTGATGTATTTATATGTAATGAAAAGATGTCTAATTTACAAATCAAATAACCCATTTTCTTACATACAAAGCTGCTTGGAGTCAGTTTCCAATATATATGTCCTTGTAGTTATTTTTTCCAAATACAATGACAAGATTAATGGGCACAGCTGGCATTTATTCAAGAATTAAGCATCTGTCAAGTTATTAcaatatttatggcatataaattgcattttataacTATTTTCTGATCCACACATCTTTTTTCTCTCATAGGTATTCTACTCGTTTTGGCACTGGCAGAGAGAAAAGTATTTGCAGTTAAGGAACAGTTTCCAACTTCACCATCTTATCTTTTACTGAAGGAAACAAATACAAATGCAGACATGGTAATGCCAAGTGTCAGCTCTGGACTTGTTAGGAAGTCTGCAAGGCCTGGTACACGGCTGTCTGTAAAACCTGCAGACTTAGTGCCTCCTTTTAACAGTAAAGGTGTTGATTACAGCGACAGGCTTATGGCGACACCATTTGTCAATATTCAGGGTGTTACAAATTCAGGAAATGCacacaataaaaacaaaacattggaAAATGTGCCAAATGAGTTAACTAGGTCTACTGAAACTTACCACAAACCAGAACTCCATTCAAGCTTTCCAATGAGGACTACAACCACCACTGACCATACTAGCCCTATTCTTGCATTCCTTAAAGACACTTCTCATCATGTTGCCACTTTGCAAAGCCTTTCCCAAGAGGAACAGACCGAGGGTTCTTCTACTCTCACTAATGGTATGTCAAAGAACACTGAATCAGTGTCAGTGCCTTTTAACCCCCATCATTATAAACTATGGGATGTATTAAACAGAAATGGCTCCTTGTTCTCTTTAAGACACGTGAATGGAACTCCACTTACCACTATGACAATGACTACATCACCAACATTTCCGCAGGCCTCCTCAAAAACCACTACACTGGTACAAGCAACCACAAGGAGTACTGTACCAGACAATGATACAACAGCACAATTGATTCCGTCGATGGATGCAACTACTAGGAGTTCCATTACTATGTCTACAGCTGGATCCACTGCAACTGGAAATTTTCTAAATAGGCTGGTGCCTGCTGGAACATGGAGACCTGGGGTTCCTGGAAATATTTCCCATGTAACAGAGGATGGCAGTCAACCCCAACACAGAGAAACGATTTGTCTCAGCAAAGTGGATATTGCTTGGATattcctggcaattagtgtaccaATATCATCATGTTGTAAGTATACGCatggtgttttactactttaattTTAGTCTGTTATCAATGCATTTTGAAGAAGAATTCAAGGTACACTGGTATATACAGTGGTAGTGTGCCGCACAGTAAAAAACAAACCACACATAGTTCACACTACGGCTAGTTAATCAATAGGCCTAGTTAGACCTTCATTAAATTAATTACCAATAATGTATTGTGACTAATAAGGAAAAAAATactgtatttatttgtatatatttttttatttttcatttttatagtaGAAGTTGCAGCTACTTTTCTCAGCCTGTGGGAGAGTCAGCTTACTTGTCTGCCTGTATCTTACCCTATACAAGCTGTATTGCAAAATGAACAGAATCTATGAACTCACAGATTGTCACTGTGCTCCCTCTTTGATGCACAGTTTGAGAAGAATGTTTTCAGCAGcttcccccaccaatcaaaaatcctgacatgtcactatgacatgtgaaaagtttttttaaagtttagtttcactttaagattggaggtacactttattTTACATGAAAGCCATCCCTAGGAAGTTGATcatttatttcctcctttaaattgTCCAATTTGCACTGAAGTTCATGCAGCCATGACTATACTCACATAGTCCTTCATTACACTACACTGCACATCTGCGCTGTATAGA is from Rhinoderma darwinii isolate aRhiDar2 chromosome 5, aRhiDar2.hap1, whole genome shotgun sequence and encodes:
- the TMEM108 gene encoding transmembrane protein 108, with the protein product MKRRSQALCCHLFSILLVLALAERKVFAVKEQFPTSPSYLLLKETNTNADMVMPSVSSGLVRKSARPGTRLSVKPADLVPPFNSKGVDYSDRLMATPFVNIQGVTNSGNAHNKNKTLENVPNELTRSTETYHKPELHSSFPMRTTTTTDHTSPILAFLKDTSHHVATLQSLSQEEQTEGSSTLTNGMSKNTESVSVPFNPHHYKLWDVLNRNGSLFSLRHVNGTPLTTMTMTTSPTFPQASSKTTTLVQATTRSTVPDNDTTAQLIPSMDATTRSSITMSTAGSTATGNFLNRLVPAGTWRPGVPGNISHVTEDGSQPQHRETICLSKVDIAWIFLAISVPISSCSVLLTVCCMRRKKKASNPENNLSYWNNAITMDYFNKHAVELPREIQSLETSEDHLSEPRSPANGDYRNSGMVLVNPFCQETLFSGRDQVSEI